In Labrus bergylta chromosome 6, fLabBer1.1, whole genome shotgun sequence, the following proteins share a genomic window:
- the LOC136179482 gene encoding pre-mRNA-splicing factor 38B-like, giving the protein MTRERKKSNRTRERKTSNRTRGRKMSNRVRKRKTSARTRERKMSNRVRKRKTSARTRERTMSNRDKGEQDECQDKGEEQDKGEEQDKGEEDECQDKGEEDEYQDKGEEDECQDKGEQDECQDKGEEDEYQDKAEEDEYQDKGEQDEYQDKGEEDKYQDKGEEDE; this is encoded by the exons ATGacgagggagaggaagaagagtaacaggacaagggagaggaagacgagtaACAGGACAAGGGGAAGGAAGATGAGTAACagggtgaggaagaggaagacgagtgccaggacaagggagaggaagatgagtaacagggtgaggaagaggaagacgagtGCCAGGACAAGGGAGAGGACGATGAGTAACAGG GACAAGGGAGAGCAAGACGAGTGCcaggacaagggagaggaacaggacaagggagaggaacaggacaagggagaggaagacgagtgccaggacaagggagaggaagacgagtaccaggacaagggagaggaagacgagtgCCAGGACAAGGGAGAGCAAGACGAGTGCcaggacaagggagaggaagacgagtaCCAGGACAAGGCAGAGGAAGACGAGTACCAGGACAAGGGAGAGCAAGACGAGTACcaggacaagggagaggaagacaagtaccaggacaagggagaggaagatgagtaa